The following proteins come from a genomic window of Miscanthus floridulus cultivar M001 chromosome 2, ASM1932011v1, whole genome shotgun sequence:
- the LOC136536256 gene encoding uncharacterized protein has product MSALEAILAAIPEKYREPLGAKSSAKEAWEAIAAMCISSDHAKKAMTQLLKQKYANLKFGRLRAVNERLEQAIATKDSGKLLLIEEEWAARRNFEVASSSHSGDGKRHGKTSLEKKKQAEEKEEVTTVEGPGKALKAINLDEPRTQVHPGRMGGEWEQRWYLDSGASNHMTGFKAAFSELNDDVTGTVKFGDGSRLRSSIISISQLDERGSQVLIKDGVIRIRDREQRLLTKLEKMVRGLPHIEHGGELCESYRAEKQRRLSFPKVAKYRSKDALELIHGDLFEQIMPATNGGRQYFLLLMDDCSRYMWLQLLTSKDKAVAVIKKFKMHTEVESGKKLHVLRTDRSSEFTSVEFAAYCMDQGVVRHHTMPYSP; this is encoded by the exons atgtcagcattggaggctatcctcgctgctataCCGGAGAAGTACAGGGAGCCATtaggggcgaagagctctgctaaggaggcgtgggaggctattgcagcGATGTGCATCAGTTCtgaccacgcaaagaaggcgatgacccagcttctgaagcagaagtacgccaacctcaagttcg gccgtctacgAGCGGTGAATGAGCGCCTGGAACAAGCGATAGCAACGAAGGACAGTGGCAAACTGCTtctgatagaggaggagtgggctgctcgaagGAACTTcgaggtagcctcctccagccacagtggcgatggcaagcgccacgGCAAGACTTCTttagagaagaagaagcag gccgaggagaaggaagaggtgacgacggtggaaggacctgggaaggccctaaaggctatcaacctcgatgaaccacgcACCCAAGTTCACCCTGGACGTATGGGCGGCGAgtgggagcagcggtggtatctagactctggtgccagcaaccacatgacaggcttcaaggcagccttctctgagctcaacgatgatgttaccggtacagtgaagtttggtgatggctcaagg ctacgttcaagcatcatcagcattagcCAGTTGGATGAGCGTGGTAGccaggtactgatcaaggacggagtaaTTAGGATCAGGGAcagggagcagcgacttctcaccaag ctggagaagatggtccgagggctaccccacatcgagcacggaggcgagctatgtgaaAGCTACCGagccgagaagcagaggaggctgtcattcccaaaggtggccaagtatcgctCGAAGGACGCTCTTGAGCTCATCCACGGTGACCTCTTCGAGCAGATCATgccagccacaaatggtggtcggcaGTACTTCCtcttgctcatggatgattgcagtcgctacatgtggctgcaactcctgacaagCAAGGACAAAGCGGTggcggtgatcaagaagttcaagatgcacaCGGAGGTCGAGAGTGGCAAGAAGCTCcatgtgctgaggactgatcgtagcagcgaattcacttcggtggagttcgctgcgtattgcatggatcagggtgtggtacgACACCACACCATGCCATACTCACCatag
- the LOC136540924 gene encoding B3 domain-containing protein Os03g0620400-like has translation MLMGPWSHFVQDNHVQEGDICIFQPLKTAGVRFTLMVHLIHQSKVGTLLHDEKNGNSPSPAGGTSSNRGRTMRSKANDLKIVHSSDGNAKAEVTPIARVKEEPAHQGPSNSKGHWTDDESGDSDGPSEAGLYILSAHAHLADEQRNKVEDIVGSIQSQVPIYVAVMNKTSVAVTGTCVLYFGKQYTSKYLPHGEHTVTLVRNGKSAAWKVKLHAHKLIQGWRGFVRDNRLKLDDICLFHLTKDDIKMLTMTVYIIRHV, from the exons ATGTTGATGGGGCCTTGGTCACACTTTGTGCAAGACAACCATGTGCAGGAAGGTGACATCTGCATCTTTCAGCCATTGAAGACTGCTGGCGTAAGGTTCACTCTGATGGTTCATCTGATTCATCAGTCAAAGGTTGGTACATTATTACATGATGAAAAAAATGGAAACAGTCCTAGTCCAGCAGGAGGAACAAGCTCCAATAGAGGCAGAACAATGAGGTCAAAGGCAAATGATCTTAAGATTGTTCACTCAAGTGATGGCAATGCAAAGGCGGAGGTGACGCCGATAGCGCGTGTTAAGGAGGAACCGGCACATCAGGGACCTTCTAATTCAAAAGGTCATTGGACTGATGATGAGTCAGGCGATTCTGATGGACCTTCTGAAGCAGGTCTTTACATTCTGTCAGCCCATGCTCATTTGGCTGATGAGCAGAGGAACAAAGTTGAAGATATAGTTGGCAGCATTCAGTCTCAAGTTCCCATTTACGTGGCAGTGATGAACAAGACCAGTGTTGCTGTCACCGGCACCTGCGTCTTA TACTTCGGCAAGCAATACACCAGCAAGTACCTTCCACACGGGGAGCACACCGTGACGCTCGTGAGGAACGGGAAGAGCGCGGCATGGAAGGTGAAGTTGCATGCGCACAAGCTCATTCAAGGCTGGCGTGGCTTTGTCCGCGACAACCGCCTCAAACTCGACGATATCTGCCTCTTCCACCTGACCAAGGACGACATCAAGATGCTTACAATGACGGTCTATATCATTCGCCATGTCTAA